The following are encoded in a window of Onthophagus taurus isolate NC chromosome 3, IU_Otau_3.0, whole genome shotgun sequence genomic DNA:
- the epsilonCO gene encoding coatomer subunit epsilon: protein MARQQQDVDELFEIKNFFYIGNYQQCIKEAQELRKTSTPEVAVEKLIFMYRSFIAQNKFLVVLDEIKPSSNPKLQSIKLLAEYMSNKSKRDTIVTQLDEKLSANANIEDEMLILVAATIYQRENNLEAAYRLLHTIDNLEASAMIIDILLKINRLDLANSKLTEMKEKDDDATLTQLAQSWVHCAAGKDDLRNAYYIYQDLIDKYGSTPLLLNGQAVTYIAQGKFEEAEAALMEALDKDPNYPDTLVNMVVLSQHMSKSDGAKRYLAQLKDSHAEHPFLKDLEGKEREFERICMQYAPIKA from the exons ATGGCACGTCAGCAGCAAGACGTAGATGAATTAttcgaaattaaaaacttcttttacaTCGGAAATTACCAACAATGCATAAAAGAAGCCCAAGAATTACGAaag ACTTCAACTCCAGAAGTGGCCgtagaaaaattaatcttcATGTACCGCTCTTTTATCGcccaaaataaatttttggtcGTCTTAGATGAAATCAAACCATCTTCCAACCCAAAATTACAATCGATTAAATTATTAGCTGAATACATGTCGAACAAATCAAAAAGAGACACGATTGTAACCCAATTAGATGAAAAATTGAGTGCTAATGCGAATATAGAAGATGAAATGTTGATTTTGGTAGCAGCGACGATTTATCAGcgagaaaataatttagaagCCGCTTATCGACTTTTACACACAATTGATAACTTAGAAGCTTCTGCAATGATTAttgatatattattaaaaattaatcgcTTAGATTTAGccaattcaaaattaactGAGATGAAAGAAAAAGATGATGATGCAACTTTAACTCAGTTGGCGCAATCTTGGGTACATTGCGCTGCGGGGAAAGATGATTTGCGAAATGCTTATTATATTTATCAAGATTTGATTGATAAGTATGGGTCAACGCCTTTATTGCTTAATGGGCAAGCTGTTACTTATATTGCCCAAGGGAAATTTGAAGAGGCTGAGGCTGCTTTGATGGAGGCTTTGGATAAAGACCCAAATTATCCTGATACTTTGGTGAATATGGTTGTTTTGTCTCAACATATGTCTAAAAGTGATGGGGCTAAGAGGTACTTGGCCCAATTAAAAGATAGCCATGCAGAGCATCCCTTTTTGAAAGATTTGGAGGGAAAGGAGCGGGAATTTGAAAGGATTTGTATGCAATATGCACCTATAAAAgcttaa
- the LOC111413910 gene encoding lon protease homolog, mitochondrial isoform X2, translating to MYITARVVTTRLLQRGYLGPRVRASNPTFCITSLSRNLQTRSLIKTSRGSQVINRGNGNLFDKKIILRASVVGCRGFVSKSGDDDHHGEDQPYNSHLPATVAVPEVWPHVPVIAINRNIVFPRFLKLIEVTNKQLIDLLRRKVKLNQPYCGIFLKKNEENESEIVNNIDEVYAVGVFAQIHEMQDLGERLRLVVMAHRRIKITGQIIDSEEEVTKEESDAEKRRRKLRNAQRAKKPDAKIETKTETKPDPKTATKTETKTESKTAEATSKEKSKETPKEPLLMVEVENVVHNKFRQTEEVKALTQEVIKTIRDIISLNPLYRDSLQQMMHQGQRVVDNPVYLSDLGAALTAAEAKELQEVLEEMDIPKRLMLSLSLLKKEYELSKLQQKIGREVEEKVKQHHRKYILMEQLKVIKKELGLEKEDKDAIGEKFRERIKEKILPAAVSSVIEEELSKLSFLENHSSEFNVTRNYLDWLTSLPWGVQSEENLNLQRATEILDQDHYGMDDIKRRILEFIAVSQLKGSTQGKILCFHGPPGVGKTSIARSIARALNREYFRFSVGGMTDVAEIKGHRRTYVGAMPGKVIQCLKKTKTENPLVLIDEVDKIGKGFTGDPSSALLELLDPEQNANFLDHYLDVPVDLSKILFICTANVVDTIPEPLRDRMEMIDMSGYVAEEKLAIAKQYLLPQAMRDSGLKSENIKLEDDTLQLLIKSYCRESGVRNLQKQIEKVVRKVAYKVVKEETNFVDVTAQNLQKFVGKPMFTSDRMYPTTPPGVVMGLAWTAMGGSTLFIESTIRKPMTEKETDGTLELTGHLGQVMKESAKIALTVARNFMTKLDKNNNFLNKSHLHIHVPEGATPKDGPSAGCTIVTALLSLARNEPVRQDVAMTGEVSLMGKILPVGGIKEKTIAAKRAGVKCIVLPEENKKDFNDLPKYITEGLEVHFVSNFEQVYDIVFAKGAGPRPTFGPTVTPTIPTPAPTTTTTKVI from the exons ATGTACATTACGGCTCGCGTTGTTACAACGCGCCTCTTACAGCGGGGTTACCTGGGGCCGCGAGTTCGAGCGTCTAACCCAACTTTTtgcataacctcactttccaGAAATCTCCAAACCAGAAGTCTCATAAAAACCTCCAGAGGATCTCAAGTTATTAATCGAGGAAATGGGAATTTATTCGACaaaaagataatattaagAGCGAGCGTTGTGGGTTGTAGGGGGTTTGTTTCAAAAAGTGGAGACGATGATCATCACGGTGAAGATCAACCTTATAATTCGCATTTACCAGCTACGGTGGCAGTACCGGAAGTGTGGCCCCACGTTCCTGTTATTGCAATTAATAGAAACATTGTATTCCCTCGATTTCTTAAACTAATtgag gtaACAAATAAgcaattaattgatttattgagACGAAAAGTGAAGTTAAACCAGCCATATTGTGgaattttccttaaaaaaaacgaagaaaacgAATCGGAAATCGTAAATAACATCGATGAAGTTTACGCCGTTGGGGTTTTCGCCCAAATCCACGAAATGCAAGATTTAGGGGAACGATTACGTCTGGTTGTGATGGCGCACCGAAGGATTAAAATCACGGGACAAATCATTGACTCAGAAGAAGAGGTTACCAAGG AAGAAAGCGACGCCGAGAAGAGACGTAGAAAACTTAGGAACGCCCAACGTGCCAAAAAACCGGACGCGAAAATTGAAACTAAAACTGAAACCAAACCGGATCCGAAAACTGCAACAAAAACTGAAACCAAAACGGAATCGAAAACAGCAGAAGCAACTTcgaaagaaaaatcaaaagaaaCTCCGAAAGAACCTTTATTGATGGTtgaagttgaaaatgttgttcataataaatttagGCAAACTGAGGAAGTGAAAGCATTGACTCAAGAAGTTATTAAAACGATTCGGGATATAATTAGTTTGAATCCTTTGTATAGAGATAGTTTGCAACAAATGATGCATCAAGGACAGAGGGTTGTTGATAATCCGGTTTATTTGAGTGATTTGGGGGCTGCTTTAACTGCTGCAGAAGCTAAGGAGTTACAGGAAGTTTTAGAAGAGATGGat ATCCCCAAACGTTTAATGCTTTccttatctttattaaaaaaagagtatgaattatcaaaattacaacaaaaaattggaagagaagttgaagaaaaagttaaaCAGCATCACcgaaaatacattttaatggAACAATTAAAA gttattaaaaaagaattaggCCTCGAAAAAGAAGATAAAGACGCGATCGGTGAAAAATTCCGGGAAagaatcaaagaaaaaattcttcCTGCGGCAGTCTCCAGCGTGATCGAAGAagaactttcaaaattaagttttttggaaaatcacaGTTCCGaatttaa tgttacaagaaattatttagattggTTAACCTCTTTACCATGGGGAGTTCAAAgcgaagaaaatttaaatttacaaagaGCCACAGAAATTTTAGATCAAGATCATTATGGAATGGATGAtattaaaagaagaattttagAGTTTATCGCCGTTAGCCAATTGAAAGGGAGTACTCAAGGGAAGATTTTGTGCTTTCATGGACCACCTGGTGTTGGAAAAACGAGTATTG CTCGTTCGATTGCAAGGGCATTAAATCGCGAATATTTCCGATTTTCCGTTGGTGGGATGACCGATGTCGCTGAAATAAAAGGTCATAGAAGAACTTATGTTGGTGCAATGCCTGGAAAAGTAATTCAATGcctcaaaaaaacaaaaacagaaaatcCGTTAGTTCTTATTGATGAAGTGGATAAAATcggaaa aggATTCACTGGAGATCCAAGCTCAGCTCTCCTCGAGCTTTTAGACCCCGAACAAAACGCTAATTTCTTGGATCACTACTTAGACGTCCCGgttgatttatcaaaaattctttttatttgcaCCGCGAATGTTGTTGATACAATCCCAGAACCACTCCGCGATCGAATGGAGATGATCGATATGTCTGGTTATGTAGCAGAGGAGAAATTGGCGATTGCCAAACAGTATTTGTTACCTCAAGCCATGCGAGATAGTGGATTAAAAAgcgaaaatattaagcttGAAGATGATACTCTacaattattgattaaaagttATTGTCGCGAATCCGGTGTTAGAAACCTACAGAAACAAATTGaaaag gtgGTAAGAAAAGTCGCCTATAAAGTGGTTAAAGAAGAAACGAATTTCGTAGACGTAACAGCGcagaatttacaaaaattcgtGGGGAAACCAATGTTCACCAGCGATAGGATGTACCCAACAACCCCTCCAGGGGTGGTTATGGGGTTGGCATGGACCGCGATGGGGGGTTCAACTTTATTCATTGAATCCACAATCAGAAAGCCAATGACGGAAAAAGAAACTGATGGCACTTTAGAATTAACGGGTCATTTAGGTCAAGTTATGAAAGAATCCGCGAAAATTGCTTTGACAGTGGCGAGAAATTTTATGACCaaattagataaaaataacaatttcttaaataaaag ccaTCTTCACATTCACGTCCCCGAAGGAGCTACACCAAAAGATGGTCCAAGCGCTGGTTGTACAATTGTAACCGCTTTATTATCATTGGCGCGTAATGAACCGGTTAGACAGGATGTAGCGATGACTGGGGAAGTGTCTTTAATGGGGAAGATACTTCCGGTTGGGgggattaaagaaaaaacgattgct GCAAAAAGAGCAGGTGTAAAATGTATAGTACTGCctgaagaaaacaaaaaagatttcaacGATCTCCCTAAATACATCACTGAAGGTTTAGAAGTACATTTCGTAAGCAATTTTGAACAGGTATACGACATAGTGTTTGCTAAAGGTGCTGGGCCGCGTCCTACTTTTGGTCCAACTGTCACTCCTACAATTCCAACACCAGCACCGACAACGACTACGACTAAAGTAATCTAA
- the LOC111413910 gene encoding lon protease homolog, mitochondrial isoform X1, producing the protein MYITARVVTTRLLQRGYLGPRVRASNPTFCITSLSRNLQTRSLIKTSRGSQVINRGNGNLFDKKIILRASVVGCRGFVSKSGDDDHHGEDQPYNSHLPATVAVPEVWPHVPVIAINRNIVFPRFLKLIEVTNKQLIDLLRRKVKLNQPYCGIFLKKNEENESEIVNNIDEVYAVGVFAQIHEMQDLGERLRLVVMAHRRIKITGQIIDSEEEVTKVVKLKFPIFNTSINVFVEESDAEKRRRKLRNAQRAKKPDAKIETKTETKPDPKTATKTETKTESKTAEATSKEKSKETPKEPLLMVEVENVVHNKFRQTEEVKALTQEVIKTIRDIISLNPLYRDSLQQMMHQGQRVVDNPVYLSDLGAALTAAEAKELQEVLEEMDIPKRLMLSLSLLKKEYELSKLQQKIGREVEEKVKQHHRKYILMEQLKVIKKELGLEKEDKDAIGEKFRERIKEKILPAAVSSVIEEELSKLSFLENHSSEFNVTRNYLDWLTSLPWGVQSEENLNLQRATEILDQDHYGMDDIKRRILEFIAVSQLKGSTQGKILCFHGPPGVGKTSIARSIARALNREYFRFSVGGMTDVAEIKGHRRTYVGAMPGKVIQCLKKTKTENPLVLIDEVDKIGKGFTGDPSSALLELLDPEQNANFLDHYLDVPVDLSKILFICTANVVDTIPEPLRDRMEMIDMSGYVAEEKLAIAKQYLLPQAMRDSGLKSENIKLEDDTLQLLIKSYCRESGVRNLQKQIEKVVRKVAYKVVKEETNFVDVTAQNLQKFVGKPMFTSDRMYPTTPPGVVMGLAWTAMGGSTLFIESTIRKPMTEKETDGTLELTGHLGQVMKESAKIALTVARNFMTKLDKNNNFLNKSHLHIHVPEGATPKDGPSAGCTIVTALLSLARNEPVRQDVAMTGEVSLMGKILPVGGIKEKTIAAKRAGVKCIVLPEENKKDFNDLPKYITEGLEVHFVSNFEQVYDIVFAKGAGPRPTFGPTVTPTIPTPAPTTTTTKVI; encoded by the exons ATGTACATTACGGCTCGCGTTGTTACAACGCGCCTCTTACAGCGGGGTTACCTGGGGCCGCGAGTTCGAGCGTCTAACCCAACTTTTtgcataacctcactttccaGAAATCTCCAAACCAGAAGTCTCATAAAAACCTCCAGAGGATCTCAAGTTATTAATCGAGGAAATGGGAATTTATTCGACaaaaagataatattaagAGCGAGCGTTGTGGGTTGTAGGGGGTTTGTTTCAAAAAGTGGAGACGATGATCATCACGGTGAAGATCAACCTTATAATTCGCATTTACCAGCTACGGTGGCAGTACCGGAAGTGTGGCCCCACGTTCCTGTTATTGCAATTAATAGAAACATTGTATTCCCTCGATTTCTTAAACTAATtgag gtaACAAATAAgcaattaattgatttattgagACGAAAAGTGAAGTTAAACCAGCCATATTGTGgaattttccttaaaaaaaacgaagaaaacgAATCGGAAATCGTAAATAACATCGATGAAGTTTACGCCGTTGGGGTTTTCGCCCAAATCCACGAAATGCAAGATTTAGGGGAACGATTACGTCTGGTTGTGATGGCGCACCGAAGGATTAAAATCACGGGACAAATCATTGACTCAGAAGAAGAGGTTACCAAGG TAGTTAAACttaaatttccaatttttaacACGTCAATAAACGTCTTTGTAGAAGAAAGCGACGCCGAGAAGAGACGTAGAAAACTTAGGAACGCCCAACGTGCCAAAAAACCGGACGCGAAAATTGAAACTAAAACTGAAACCAAACCGGATCCGAAAACTGCAACAAAAACTGAAACCAAAACGGAATCGAAAACAGCAGAAGCAACTTcgaaagaaaaatcaaaagaaaCTCCGAAAGAACCTTTATTGATGGTtgaagttgaaaatgttgttcataataaatttagGCAAACTGAGGAAGTGAAAGCATTGACTCAAGAAGTTATTAAAACGATTCGGGATATAATTAGTTTGAATCCTTTGTATAGAGATAGTTTGCAACAAATGATGCATCAAGGACAGAGGGTTGTTGATAATCCGGTTTATTTGAGTGATTTGGGGGCTGCTTTAACTGCTGCAGAAGCTAAGGAGTTACAGGAAGTTTTAGAAGAGATGGat ATCCCCAAACGTTTAATGCTTTccttatctttattaaaaaaagagtatgaattatcaaaattacaacaaaaaattggaagagaagttgaagaaaaagttaaaCAGCATCACcgaaaatacattttaatggAACAATTAAAA gttattaaaaaagaattaggCCTCGAAAAAGAAGATAAAGACGCGATCGGTGAAAAATTCCGGGAAagaatcaaagaaaaaattcttcCTGCGGCAGTCTCCAGCGTGATCGAAGAagaactttcaaaattaagttttttggaaaatcacaGTTCCGaatttaa tgttacaagaaattatttagattggTTAACCTCTTTACCATGGGGAGTTCAAAgcgaagaaaatttaaatttacaaagaGCCACAGAAATTTTAGATCAAGATCATTATGGAATGGATGAtattaaaagaagaattttagAGTTTATCGCCGTTAGCCAATTGAAAGGGAGTACTCAAGGGAAGATTTTGTGCTTTCATGGACCACCTGGTGTTGGAAAAACGAGTATTG CTCGTTCGATTGCAAGGGCATTAAATCGCGAATATTTCCGATTTTCCGTTGGTGGGATGACCGATGTCGCTGAAATAAAAGGTCATAGAAGAACTTATGTTGGTGCAATGCCTGGAAAAGTAATTCAATGcctcaaaaaaacaaaaacagaaaatcCGTTAGTTCTTATTGATGAAGTGGATAAAATcggaaa aggATTCACTGGAGATCCAAGCTCAGCTCTCCTCGAGCTTTTAGACCCCGAACAAAACGCTAATTTCTTGGATCACTACTTAGACGTCCCGgttgatttatcaaaaattctttttatttgcaCCGCGAATGTTGTTGATACAATCCCAGAACCACTCCGCGATCGAATGGAGATGATCGATATGTCTGGTTATGTAGCAGAGGAGAAATTGGCGATTGCCAAACAGTATTTGTTACCTCAAGCCATGCGAGATAGTGGATTAAAAAgcgaaaatattaagcttGAAGATGATACTCTacaattattgattaaaagttATTGTCGCGAATCCGGTGTTAGAAACCTACAGAAACAAATTGaaaag gtgGTAAGAAAAGTCGCCTATAAAGTGGTTAAAGAAGAAACGAATTTCGTAGACGTAACAGCGcagaatttacaaaaattcgtGGGGAAACCAATGTTCACCAGCGATAGGATGTACCCAACAACCCCTCCAGGGGTGGTTATGGGGTTGGCATGGACCGCGATGGGGGGTTCAACTTTATTCATTGAATCCACAATCAGAAAGCCAATGACGGAAAAAGAAACTGATGGCACTTTAGAATTAACGGGTCATTTAGGTCAAGTTATGAAAGAATCCGCGAAAATTGCTTTGACAGTGGCGAGAAATTTTATGACCaaattagataaaaataacaatttcttaaataaaag ccaTCTTCACATTCACGTCCCCGAAGGAGCTACACCAAAAGATGGTCCAAGCGCTGGTTGTACAATTGTAACCGCTTTATTATCATTGGCGCGTAATGAACCGGTTAGACAGGATGTAGCGATGACTGGGGAAGTGTCTTTAATGGGGAAGATACTTCCGGTTGGGgggattaaagaaaaaacgattgct GCAAAAAGAGCAGGTGTAAAATGTATAGTACTGCctgaagaaaacaaaaaagatttcaacGATCTCCCTAAATACATCACTGAAGGTTTAGAAGTACATTTCGTAAGCAATTTTGAACAGGTATACGACATAGTGTTTGCTAAAGGTGCTGGGCCGCGTCCTACTTTTGGTCCAACTGTCACTCCTACAATTCCAACACCAGCACCGACAACGACTACGACTAAAGTAATCTAA